A stretch of DNA from Staphylococcus sp. KG4-3:
TAGTATAGAACAAGTTACGCATCAAAAACCCGATTTAATCATTACTACAACCCAAGATAAAAATATTAAAAAATTACAAAAAATTGCACCTACAGTTGCTTTTAATGCAGAAAAATCTAATTATAAAGATAATACTAAAAAGCTTGCTACTTTAGTTAATGAAGAATCGAAAGCTAAACAATGGATCAAAGAATGGGATACTCAAATGGCAAAAGATAGAAAAGAACTAGAACCAGTAATTAAAGAAAAATCTATTTCTGTCTTACAGCAAACACCAAAAGGAACAATGGCCTTTAGCGATCATCTGGGTAGAGGCACAGAAATTCTATATGATGGTTATAGAATGAAGCAGCCTAAAGCACTCGCACAAGCTACAAAAAATAAATTCGCTACACCAATTAACCCAGAAAATTTTGCAGACTATATAGGTGATTTCGCAGTTATTGCTACAAACGGCAAACAAAATGCGTCATTTGAAAATACTAATTACTGGCGTAATTTATCCGCAGTAAAAAATAAAAACATAATTAAGTTTGACGTTACTGTTACACAGTATAATGATCCTATTTCATTAGAAAAACAACGTGATATTTTCTATAAAGCTTTAATGAATATAAAATAATTTTTCATAAAGTTGATTCACAAAAAAAGTGAGGGGTGAAATCCGACTGTTGATTTCATCCCCTCTTATCATATAATTCATTAAGTTCAAAAAAATGCATTTAAATTTAAATGATAGTTCTGTTTCAAATTCACTTTAATGAGTTAATATTTAATACTCTTTTCACTAATCTCTAGGATCCTTAATAATTGCATTTCTTAATACGAAAAATAGCAGTATAAAACCTGCAGTTAAAATAGTATGACCCATACCCGCAAAGCCAGCAAACGAATCTGGAACAGTAAGCCCAATAACTTGATAAGTTCCCTTCGTAAACATCATACCTATCGTAGTCAACACACCAACGTTATAAATAATAAAGAACCAGTTAAATAAATAATAACTATCTAACTTAAATACTTTCACAACAGGCAATAAAATAAGGTGCATAAACATACCTAAGATTAACGTGTGTGTATGTACAACTACAAGTTGTGTATCTCCAGTAAAGTTATGAGCGAGTGTCAATTCACGATAATAGAATCCACTTAATAAACCTAATATTGTATAAACTAAAAAAGCATACAGTACTCTACGCATAGATAATCCTCCTTAAGGATATTATAGGATAATATTTTAAAAATTACAGTGACAATTCTACAAACTTCTTAAAAAGGATAAGGACCATTTATATTAAGGTACAGACATCAAAACGTTAAAAAAGCTACAAAGAAATTTATAATAATAAATTTCTTTGTAGCTAATCCTTTTATCATTTAGTTCGACTCGTTTCTCTCAACTTCATCAATTTTATCAACTTTGCGTTGAGAACCACCTTTCCAACTTACATTGAGATAAGCTTCTACGTTTTTCTTAGCGACTTCTATACCAATAATTTGCGCGCCCATTGTTAAAATTTGTGCATTATTACTAAGTTGAGCACGCTCTGCAGAATAATAATCATGCGCTAACGCAGCACGTATTCCTGTTAATTTATTAGCTGTTATAGCTACACCAATACCTGTACCACATATTAATATACCACGAGCATTTTTCCCTTGTTGTATGCTTTTACCAACTTCAGCTGCCACATCTGGATAGTCTGTTTCTGCACATTGATGACAACCAAAATCTTCAACTTCATGCCCTAATGCTTCAACATGTTCTTTTACCGCTTCTTTTAAATCGTATCCGTTATGGTCTGCACCAATTGCTATTTTCATGTAATTTCCTCCTTAATATTTTCCGTTAATTTTCAATAAAACTTCCAAATGTTTGTAACATTAGATAAGCAGACATCGCACCGGGATCCACATGCCCTTGAGATCTATATCCTAACCTCTTAGAACGTCCTTTATTAGAAATAATATCCTTTGTACTTTCCATTCCTATGTGTGCTTCTTTTAATGCTTTATTGTAACCATCTGTAAAAGGCATATCTTGTTCCATTGATTGTGTTAATGATTTATAAAATGGCTCTAAAGTATCTATCATTGTTTTATCACCAATTTCGGCTTTGCCTCTATCTTTAATTCCTTTACT
This window harbors:
- a CDS encoding DUF2871 domain-containing protein; translation: MRRVLYAFLVYTILGLLSGFYYRELTLAHNFTGDTQLVVVHTHTLILGMFMHLILLPVVKVFKLDSYYLFNWFFIIYNVGVLTTIGMMFTKGTYQVIGLTVPDSFAGFAGMGHTILTAGFILLFFVLRNAIIKDPRD
- a CDS encoding ABC transporter substrate-binding protein, which translates into the protein MKKLTLLFISLILFTAACGTNNSNHKENSNLESTGKTFKDDNGNEIKIPKSPKNIVVLHPTYVGALVKFGHKPIAIPEFVNKNKVLNDSTKGIKRIDNTSIEQVTHQKPDLIITTTQDKNIKKLQKIAPTVAFNAEKSNYKDNTKKLATLVNEESKAKQWIKEWDTQMAKDRKELEPVIKEKSISVLQQTPKGTMAFSDHLGRGTEILYDGYRMKQPKALAQATKNKFATPINPENFADYIGDFAVIATNGKQNASFENTNYWRNLSAVKNKNIIKFDVTVTQYNDPISLEKQRDIFYKALMNIK
- the rpiB gene encoding ribose 5-phosphate isomerase B, with amino-acid sequence MKIAIGADHNGYDLKEAVKEHVEALGHEVEDFGCHQCAETDYPDVAAEVGKSIQQGKNARGILICGTGIGVAITANKLTGIRAALAHDYYSAERAQLSNNAQILTMGAQIIGIEVAKKNVEAYLNVSWKGGSQRKVDKIDEVERNESN